One Heyndrickxia oleronia genomic window, GTATTGAAGGGTCCCTAGTAGCTTTGGGCTGAATATTTGAAGGAATCGTTGTCTCCTTTTAAAGGCTTCATCGGGAGTATCAGCAACAACCGTACCTTCAATCGTTATGTTTCGCATATCTAGTGTGGAGGAAATATAAAAAGCGCCATCCTGATCCGGCGCCTTGAAAGTGTTGACGGTTTGACGAATATTTCCAGTACCGTCTACCTTCGTAAGAAAGTACGGTCGGCTTTGCTTAAGCGTAATACTCTCTCCATCTCTATTGGTGTATGTTAGCTCCATTTCCGTACCTCCTTTACAATTCAAGTGCCAGTTTACGGGATAGGTTCTTAAACTCCCGTGCTAATTCTTTTTCTGATAGAGCTTTAGGTGTCACAACTGAAATATTTTGAGTGATACTTGAACCCGTGGCATTACCTTGTCCAGATACACCTCTGTAATTAAAATCAAAGCTGGTTGGTACTGCATTTTGCATATCCCTTGAAACTGCTGTCATTGCATCCTCAAAACCTACACCGATACCTTCACCCATGTTGTGGCCAATTCCAGCAAATAGAGTTGAAGGGGAGCGGATACCGAAAAAGTCTTTTATCCTCGATACAACATTTCCGAAAAACCCGGATATTTTACCCCATAACCATGCACCTGCGTCTGATATACCCTTCCACAACCCTTTAATCAAATTGCCGCCCACTTGTGCCATTTGACCGATATAGCCAGTAAAGGCCCTAACCAGTCCAGAGATAATCTGCGGTACGGCTTTTACGATCTCCACGATTATCCTTGGCAGATTTGCAATCAGTGCCACAAACAGTTGTACACCCGCTAAGATAATCTTATCGATGTTACCAATAATGGCATTGACCAGCGAGCTAACAATCTTGGGAATAGCACCTACAACAGTAGTAATAATCTGTGGCAATGCCTGTATGAGTGATATTAGAAGCCGGATACCTGCATCAATAATCAAAGGAATCGACCCAATAACAGCACTGATGATACTATCGATAATTTGCGGAATTGCTTCCACAACTGCTGTAATAATGGTAGGCAAAGCTGTGACCAGTGAGGTCAATAATTGAATACCCGCATCAATAATCTGTGGAATAGATGCAATGATAAAATCCACTATTGCTTTGATGATGACCGGTAAGGCAGAAGTAAGCTGAGGTATTGCCTCTACCAATCCCTGTGCTAACCCTATAATCAACTGCAAAGCGGCATCCAAAATGAGTGGTAGGTTATCCATCAATCCTTGGACAATCTGCATAACTGCAGAAACTGCCGCAGGGATGAGTTGTGGTAACGCTATGCCGATTCCCTCCACAAGTGCTGTTACTAATTCAATTGCTGCATTTATTAGCAGTGGAAGGTTATCAATTAATGCACCGACAATCGTCATTAGAGCACTTACCGTCGCTGGAATAAGTTCGGGTAAAAGGCTCAAAATTGTTTCCAGTACTTGCGCGAATATATTTGTAACCAATTCAAGAAGCATTGGTAGCAAGTCTGCAACCGCCGCTAATATTGCGCCTGTCGCTTTTGGCAAGGCGGCTACGATATTTTCTAAAACCGGTACAATATTAGTGACAACCGCCTCGAAAGCATCAACAAGATTCTCAGTCAGATTCGTCATATCAGCATTGGCATTACCGAGTCCAGCTGTAAATGAACCAAGTGCGGCCTGTAGTAACCCAATAGAACCGGAGATTGTCTCGGTTGATTCTTTTGCAAAGTTACCTGCATACTGCTCTGTGTTCTCAAAGAACATTTGCATTGCTACTTCGGCTTTTTCCGCTTGTGTTGCGGTATTCCAAGTAAAATCCAGACCCTTTGCGAGAGCGTAGGCTTCAATGTTTGTAGCGTTCATCGCAACCCCTAAGTTATCCATCATGGTGAAATTTCCTTTTGCCGCTCCCGTGACCGCCTCCATTGCAGAAGACATATCTATACCCATTACAGATGCCATGTCCGCCGCACGTTGCATGGCCTTTTCTGTCAATTCAAGGCTTTTACGCTGTTCAATACCAGAGCCTTGGAACAACGCACCCATTTTGTTGGCGGTCGCAAGATACTCACTTTGGGAAACACCAAGATTTTTATAGGCTTCCTCACCGGTTTTTTGAATTGATGCAGCGTATGCACCGAAAACCGCTTCTGAGCCGCCCAGGTTTTGTTCCAACTCCCCAAATTGCGTGACTACTTCTTTACCCAACTTAATAGCCGCGGCTCCAGCGGCAACGGCAACTGCGCCCATCGCTACACCAATGCCTTTGAGTACACCGCCAAGCTTTTCAAATCTGCCACCTGCATCCTCTGCACTTTTGCCAGAATCCTCTAACTCTTCACCGAGATTATCCGCTTCAATAGTGGACTCTTCAAGTTCACGCTCCATAAGATTTAGTTCTGCCTGAGCCCTGTTTAATTGGACCTGCCAGTTTTGGGTGCGGTGGTCATTTTCACCGAAAGAGGAGGAGGCATTATCAAGGGCAGCCTTAAGGGTAGAAATCTTTTCTTTCTGTGCGTCAATTTCCTTATTCAGAACAGCATTACGAGCGGTGACCGACTGAATGGATTTATCATTCTTATCAAATTGGCTAGTCACAAGAGCCATTTCACTACCCAATACCTTGAATGATTGATTGATTTCCGAGAGCGCCTTCTTAAATTCTCGCTCACCCTCGACACCTATTTTTAATCCAAAATTGTCCGCCATCCCTTCACCTCCTCCTATATGCCTGGTGGGATAATATCGTCAATGGTCCGAGTTTTCTTTGGTTTTTCAATGCCGTGCCATTGCTTGTGGCAAGTCCATAAATCAAAAAACAGTCCAATTGGTATAAGCCAGAATTCCTCTGAGTCCATGCCCATCTGAACTGTTCCATAATAAAGAAGCCGGGTAAAGACCTCAGCGTCTGTTACCCGACTTCCACGTTTTTTGGAGTTTCCACCTCACTTTCTACATTGCGCTTTGTACCTTTGAACATCGCCTCGGTAATTGCAGTTTTATATGCCGCTAAGTCAAGCGGTGAGGTAAGAAGCTCCACTTCTTCCTCTGTAAGCAATTCTTCTGGTGCGTTCTTATTCTTAAGATTGCCAATTAAAATGGACTGATTTGCAAGCAACGTAATTAGCCAAACAATCTCGTCCAGTGCCATCTCGAAGTTTTCTGATTTCATCAGTTTTTCTCCGAGGTTTTCAAGACCACCGTAACGACCCGCAATGGCCTTTGTTGCTCGTGTAGTTAAAACCAGTTCATACTCTTTGTCACCAATGTTGATTGCGGCACCTCTCTCATTATCCATTATTTCTCCTCCTATGGTTCAGGTGTATAGACAGGCTCATAGACCTCTGTGAACCAACCTGTTATGGTGGTCGATGAAACACCAGGATCACCTTCTGTAACTTCCGCTTTCCATGGATGCTTACCCAATCCATCCAGCTTATTCCTACGCATAACGGTTCCTTCAATGGTGGGTGTGGAAAAGGTAATGGAATCAGCCTTTGTCTGTAAGTTGGTCGCTGGTAGTCCAAACTTAACGCGATACAGCCAAAAATAGCGGTATGTTCCGTTCGCCCTTTGCGCACGAAACCCCACTGCAACGGGTGTACCCACGTTTTCACTGGCTGAGATTAATACTCCGTTGTCATCTGTAGAAGCACCAGTTAAATCCGCTGCGACTATCGGACCAATGTCATCTACACCGAGAGTGAGTGTACCACTATTAAAATCTTTCACTACCTCAGCCGCACCATCATCGGCGTACAGAATGGCTTCCACCAGTTCTACCGAGAGTTCAGCAGTGATGGCTTTTGCCAGCACAGAAGGTTGGGCATAAGTTTCCTCACCATTATCGTCCTCGGTTATTTTTGTATAGTACAGTCTATCAAGACCAATCGTTGCCATGTGTTATTCCTCCAATCTATAGTTTTTTGCCACATCGATGGCATAATGATGATATCCAGTATCATCCTCGTGTCCGATGTATCTCCGTTCGGCCACAGTAAAATCCG contains:
- a CDS encoding phage tail protein; this translates as MADNFGLKIGVEGEREFKKALSEINQSFKVLGSEMALVTSQFDKNDKSIQSVTARNAVLNKEIDAQKEKISTLKAALDNASSSFGENDHRTQNWQVQLNRAQAELNLMERELEESTIEADNLGEELEDSGKSAEDAGGRFEKLGGVLKGIGVAMGAVAVAAGAAAIKLGKEVVTQFGELEQNLGGSEAVFGAYAASIQKTGEEAYKNLGVSQSEYLATANKMGALFQGSGIEQRKSLELTEKAMQRAADMASVMGIDMSSAMEAVTGAAKGNFTMMDNLGVAMNATNIEAYALAKGLDFTWNTATQAEKAEVAMQMFFENTEQYAGNFAKESTETISGSIGLLQAALGSFTAGLGNANADMTNLTENLVDAFEAVVTNIVPVLENIVAALPKATGAILAAVADLLPMLLELVTNIFAQVLETILSLLPELIPATVSALMTIVGALIDNLPLLINAAIELVTALVEGIGIALPQLIPAAVSAVMQIVQGLMDNLPLILDAALQLIIGLAQGLVEAIPQLTSALPVIIKAIVDFIIASIPQIIDAGIQLLTSLVTALPTIITAVVEAIPQIIDSIISAVIGSIPLIIDAGIRLLISLIQALPQIITTVVGAIPKIVSSLVNAIIGNIDKIILAGVQLFVALIANLPRIIVEIVKAVPQIISGLVRAFTGYIGQMAQVGGNLIKGLWKGISDAGAWLWGKISGFFGNVVSRIKDFFGIRSPSTLFAGIGHNMGEGIGVGFEDAMTAVSRDMQNAVPTSFDFNYRGVSGQGNATGSSITQNISVVTPKALSEKELAREFKNLSRKLALEL
- a CDS encoding major tail protein, translated to MATIGLDRLYYTKITEDDNGEETYAQPSVLAKAITAELSVELVEAILYADDGAAEVVKDFNSGTLTLGVDDIGPIVAADLTGASTDDNGVLISASENVGTPVAVGFRAQRANGTYRYFWLYRVKFGLPATNLQTKADSITFSTPTIEGTVMRRNKLDGLGKHPWKAEVTEGDPGVSSTTITGWFTEVYEPVYTPEP